From the genome of Virgibacillus siamensis, one region includes:
- the nagA gene encoding N-acetylglucosamine-6-phosphate deacetylase → MTHFIKADRFLLENEEKTNGYLQVNDNRFGVFVDAVPEDATVVDWSGYTIAPGLFDTHIHGINGHDIMDGTVDAVQGISKAILPLGVTRFLPTTLTSSKEDLNAAISAVRNAVQRGLAGAQSEGIFLEGPYFTEKHKGAQNPGYFRDPNYEEFREWQQLAEGSIVKIALAPERDGALEFICAVGDDGVLPSLAHTDADFDTCRRAVDAGARNFVHLFNGMSGLHHREPGVAGAALIDGRAFAELICDGHHVHPEVAALAARTKEDKLSLITDCMRAGLMPDGDYQLGEFPVVMKDGIARTETGSLAGSTLKLVDGVKNLYVWSGKPLYEVWHRASLSPAASLGREDVLGSIADGKLADYVVMDEDISIQAVAVAGEIKYRNN, encoded by the coding sequence ATGACACATTTCATAAAAGCAGATCGTTTTTTACTGGAAAATGAAGAAAAAACAAACGGATATTTACAGGTGAATGATAATCGGTTCGGTGTGTTTGTTGATGCAGTGCCGGAAGATGCGACTGTTGTTGACTGGAGTGGTTATACAATTGCACCCGGCCTTTTTGATACGCATATTCACGGCATCAACGGCCATGACATAATGGATGGCACTGTTGATGCGGTTCAGGGGATTTCCAAGGCTATTTTGCCACTTGGAGTTACACGATTTTTACCGACTACCTTAACGTCGTCAAAAGAAGATTTGAATGCGGCAATCTCGGCAGTGAGAAATGCCGTTCAGCGAGGATTGGCCGGGGCGCAGTCGGAAGGAATTTTTCTGGAAGGTCCTTATTTTACGGAAAAACATAAAGGTGCACAGAATCCGGGTTATTTTCGGGATCCGAACTATGAGGAATTCCGGGAATGGCAGCAGCTTGCGGAAGGTTCCATTGTAAAAATTGCACTTGCACCGGAACGTGATGGCGCATTGGAATTCATCTGTGCCGTTGGTGATGATGGAGTATTGCCGAGTCTGGCACATACAGATGCGGATTTTGATACGTGTCGGCGTGCAGTCGATGCCGGAGCGCGGAATTTCGTCCATTTGTTTAATGGCATGTCAGGTCTGCACCATCGCGAACCAGGTGTTGCAGGGGCGGCACTGATAGATGGGCGTGCATTTGCTGAGCTGATTTGTGATGGCCATCATGTACATCCGGAAGTAGCAGCACTTGCAGCACGAACAAAAGAGGACAAGCTGTCATTGATAACGGACTGTATGCGTGCCGGATTAATGCCTGATGGTGACTATCAGCTTGGTGAATTTCCGGTTGTGATGAAGGATGGTATTGCCCGAACGGAAACTGGTTCCTTGGCAGGCAGCACATTGAAATTGGTTGATGGTGTCAAAAACCTGTATGTATGGAGCGGCAAGCCGTTATATGAAGTCTGGCACCGTGCTTCCTTATCACCGGCAGCAAGTCTAGGCCGGGAAGATGTGCTTGGCAGTATTGCGGACGGCAAACTTGCTGATTACGTTGTGATGGATGAGGATATCTCAATACAGGCGGTTGCCGTCGCAGGGGAGATAAAATACCGTAATAATTGA
- a CDS encoding tagatose 1,6-diphosphate aldolase, with protein sequence MKLTPGKKRGLELISDDEHVVLATAMDQRGSLGKMITAYNDSISYEAGLSQFKEGVSEVLGNQSSSLLLDPEYGWSAAGKLKDDIGLIMAYEKTGYDASEKGRLPNLVDDYAVRDLVERGVSALKLLIYYDHNEEEKYNTIKKAFIKRVGDECRQNDLLFILEPVSYSSEGFGSKSAAFARRKPEIVEYFMEEFSKEKYGIDLLKVEVPVSIYNIEGYGQYDNYEPVFSKEEAVTYYRTCSEKSHLPFIYLSGGVTNEQFIETLHFAKEAGAKFSGCLCGRAIWKDGVHPFAKEGKEAYYQWLETTGVENLENVKKAIKDTATPWTEFVE encoded by the coding sequence ATGAAACTAACACCAGGAAAAAAACGCGGTTTGGAATTAATTTCGGATGACGAGCATGTTGTTTTAGCAACGGCGATGGATCAGCGGGGATCGTTGGGAAAAATGATCACCGCATATAATGACAGTATTTCCTATGAAGCGGGTTTAAGTCAGTTTAAAGAAGGCGTGAGTGAAGTGCTTGGGAATCAGTCTTCTTCCCTTTTGCTTGACCCCGAGTACGGCTGGAGCGCTGCCGGTAAATTAAAGGATGATATCGGTTTAATCATGGCTTATGAAAAAACCGGATATGATGCTTCTGAAAAAGGACGTCTTCCGAATTTGGTAGACGATTACGCTGTCCGGGATTTAGTTGAAAGAGGCGTCAGTGCGCTGAAGCTGTTGATCTATTACGATCACAATGAAGAAGAAAAATATAATACGATTAAAAAAGCATTCATAAAACGGGTTGGCGATGAATGCAGGCAAAATGACCTATTGTTCATATTGGAGCCTGTTTCCTACAGTTCGGAAGGTTTTGGATCAAAAAGTGCTGCATTCGCCAGGCGGAAACCGGAAATTGTGGAATACTTCATGGAGGAGTTTTCCAAAGAGAAATATGGTATCGACTTATTGAAAGTGGAAGTGCCGGTATCCATTTATAATATCGAAGGTTACGGGCAATATGATAATTATGAGCCTGTGTTCAGCAAGGAAGAAGCGGTAACGTATTATCGTACATGTTCCGAAAAAAGCCATCTGCCGTTCATTTATTTAAGTGGCGGCGTAACAAATGAACAGTTTATTGAAACACTGCATTTTGCCAAAGAAGCAGGTGCCAAATTCAGCGGTTGCCTTTGCGGACGCGCCATCTGGAAAGACGGCGTTCACCCATTCGCAAAAGAAGGCAAGGAAGCGTATTATCAATGGCTCGAAACAACCGGGGTGGAGAATCTGGAAAATGTAAAAAAAGCGATTAAAGATACGGCAACACCGTGGACGGAATTTGTTGAATAA
- the agaV gene encoding PTS N-acetylgalactosamine transporter subunit IIB, translating into MSGPNLLLTRIDNRLIHGQVGVTWVNHLGANLVVVANDKVAEDEVQQNLMDMVLPDVIQTRFFTLQKTIDIIHKAAPRQKIFLVVRDVHDALTLKEGGVPIDHLNIGNMHYEEGKKQISSTVSVDDQDIKAFKRLGELGVELDLRRVPDERGQNILDLL; encoded by the coding sequence ATGTCTGGACCAAATTTATTACTGACACGAATTGATAACCGGCTGATTCATGGACAAGTAGGGGTTACCTGGGTGAATCACCTCGGTGCAAATCTGGTAGTTGTTGCAAATGACAAGGTAGCAGAGGATGAGGTACAGCAAAATCTAATGGATATGGTATTGCCTGATGTGATTCAAACACGCTTTTTCACATTGCAAAAGACAATTGACATCATTCACAAGGCGGCACCCCGTCAAAAAATCTTTTTAGTCGTACGAGATGTGCATGACGCATTGACACTGAAAGAAGGTGGTGTTCCAATCGACCATCTCAATATAGGTAACATGCATTATGAAGAGGGGAAAAAACAGATTTCATCTACTGTGTCCGTAGATGACCAAGACATTAAGGCATTTAAGCGTCTTGGGGAGCTGGGCGTTGAGTTGGACTTGCGCCGGGTCCCTGATGAGCGGGGACAGAATATATTGGATTTACTTTGA
- a CDS encoding NADP-dependent glyceraldehyde-3-phosphate dehydrogenase, giving the protein MNKVESIKAYPFLLNGEWKSSTSERTIEMQSPSGAGIPGKVQAMTESEVNTALTGAKDAQKEWGRKSFDERARLLYSWADQLLLMKDEIAETIMKEVGKGLASAEKEVIRTADFIKYTAEEGKRLHGELINGGSFNSGSANKFALVNRNPVGVVLAISPFNYPVNLAAAKIAPALIAGNAVVFKPATQGAISGTRMIEALDKAGLPSGLVNLVTGKGSEIGDYLITHPLVDLINFTGGSDTGKSISEKASMVPVILELGGKDPAIVLEDADLDKAASDIVSGGFSYSGQRCTAIKRVLVIDNKADKLVENIKEKMESLKVGAPEDNADVTPLINRKATDFVTGLIEDAIEKGARVVSGNHREGNLIYPTLLDCVTKNMAIAWEEPFGPVIPVIRVESVDEAIDIANESQYGLQASIFTKNMEQAIRIGNELEVGSVQINGKTERGPDHFPFLGVKSSGVGVQGIRKSIESMTREKVTVLNMSQG; this is encoded by the coding sequence ATGAATAAAGTAGAATCTATCAAGGCATACCCATTTTTGCTGAACGGGGAGTGGAAAAGCAGCACTTCGGAAAGGACGATTGAGATGCAATCTCCATCCGGCGCTGGAATTCCAGGAAAAGTGCAGGCGATGACAGAAAGTGAAGTGAATACTGCTCTGACAGGTGCGAAGGATGCCCAAAAGGAATGGGGCCGGAAATCCTTCGATGAACGTGCCCGTTTGCTTTATTCCTGGGCGGATCAGTTGCTTCTGATGAAAGATGAGATTGCGGAGACAATCATGAAGGAAGTGGGAAAAGGGCTTGCTTCAGCGGAAAAAGAAGTCATTCGAACAGCTGATTTTATCAAATATACAGCCGAAGAAGGCAAAAGACTGCACGGTGAATTAATTAACGGCGGCAGCTTCAACTCCGGGAGTGCCAATAAGTTTGCACTCGTGAATCGGAATCCTGTCGGCGTTGTACTCGCGATTTCACCCTTTAATTATCCAGTCAATTTGGCAGCAGCGAAAATAGCACCTGCGCTGATCGCCGGAAATGCCGTTGTTTTCAAGCCTGCAACACAAGGGGCAATCAGTGGAACACGCATGATTGAAGCACTTGACAAGGCAGGACTTCCTTCAGGGCTTGTCAACCTTGTGACAGGCAAAGGATCAGAAATCGGCGACTACTTAATTACACACCCGCTTGTTGACCTCATTAATTTCACAGGTGGTTCTGACACCGGCAAATCAATTTCTGAAAAAGCTTCAATGGTTCCAGTAATTCTTGAACTCGGCGGCAAAGATCCGGCAATTGTTCTTGAAGATGCTGATCTTGACAAAGCGGCATCCGATATCGTCAGCGGCGGTTTCTCCTATTCCGGGCAACGCTGCACGGCGATTAAACGTGTCCTTGTCATCGATAACAAGGCGGATAAGCTAGTCGAGAATATAAAGGAAAAGATGGAAAGTTTGAAAGTTGGCGCTCCCGAAGACAATGCCGATGTCACTCCGCTGATCAACCGTAAAGCGACCGACTTTGTCACGGGATTAATAGAAGATGCAATTGAAAAAGGAGCCAGGGTTGTCAGTGGAAACCACCGCGAAGGAAACCTAATCTATCCAACGTTGCTTGATTGCGTGACAAAAAATATGGCGATTGCATGGGAAGAACCATTCGGACCGGTCATTCCGGTAATTCGCGTGGAAAGTGTCGATGAAGCAATCGACATTGCAAACGAATCGCAATACGGGCTTCAAGCGAGCATTTTTACAAAAAATATGGAACAGGCGATCCGGATCGGCAATGAATTGGAAGTCGGTTCCGTTCAAATTAACGGTAAAACCGAGCGCGGCCCTGATCATTTTCCATTCCTCGGCGTCAAAAGTTCAGGGGTCGGAGTGCAAGGCATTCGTAAGAGCATTGAATCGATGACCCGTGAAAAAGTAACTGTATTGAACATGAGCCAGGGGTAA
- a CDS encoding MaoC family dehydratase, whose protein sequence is MQPLVEEIFPKTIETTLTAEMVEHYAVVSGDDNPIHLSKRAASQAGFPNKVAHGMLTMAISTQLVSPLLGKTWMIQSVASTFLSPVYVNDQLTITGFVSYYRDGVLRIKIQAQNQNRKMVMRGKVTLEA, encoded by the coding sequence ATGCAGCCATTGGTGGAGGAAATTTTTCCAAAAACAATTGAAACTACCTTAACAGCTGAAATGGTAGAACATTATGCAGTCGTTTCCGGTGATGATAATCCCATTCACCTTTCAAAACGTGCAGCATCACAGGCGGGATTTCCAAACAAAGTGGCTCATGGAATGCTGACAATGGCTATCAGCACACAGTTGGTCTCCCCTCTACTCGGGAAAACGTGGATGATTCAATCAGTTGCATCCACATTTTTATCCCCTGTCTATGTAAATGATCAATTAACTATTACGGGATTTGTATCGTATTATCGCGATGGTGTGCTGCGTATCAAAATACAAGCACAGAATCAAAATAGGAAAATGGTTATGAGAGGAAAAGTGACTTTGGAAGCATAG
- a CDS encoding LCP family glycopolymer transferase, with amino-acid sequence MVTRQEKNQTKRGKKKWLWIPLIVLFVLVIGGCAYAYSIYQNVKSTVDNELHKPVEGIDVGVSKKKVEDKEPINILLLGVDERKNDKGRSDTMIVMTLDPDQNQMQLLSIPRDTRTEIIGKGFEDKINHAYAFGNSEMSVDTVENFLDIDLDYYVRMNMEGLAQLVDAVGGITVNNDQEFSQGGYTFGTGQIQLDGKAALAYSRMRKQDPKGDLGRNQRQRQIIEGIIDKGAGVNIVNQIDDIMSVLGDNMATNMNFEDMRSLAMNYRSARKNISTYQMAGNGTKIDGIYYMIMPEEEIAKAHEMVVGFGE; translated from the coding sequence ATGGTAACTCGACAGGAAAAAAATCAAACGAAACGCGGAAAGAAAAAATGGCTTTGGATCCCCTTAATTGTGCTGTTCGTGCTGGTGATTGGCGGATGCGCATATGCTTATTCCATTTATCAAAATGTTAAAAGCACAGTGGATAATGAACTCCATAAGCCGGTTGAAGGAATAGATGTGGGTGTTTCCAAGAAGAAAGTGGAGGACAAGGAACCGATAAATATACTGTTATTGGGTGTGGATGAACGGAAAAATGACAAAGGCCGTTCTGACACGATGATTGTCATGACGCTGGATCCCGATCAAAATCAAATGCAGCTTTTAAGTATTCCGCGCGATACACGTACGGAGATCATCGGGAAAGGATTTGAGGATAAAATCAACCATGCGTATGCATTTGGAAACAGTGAAATGTCTGTCGATACGGTTGAGAACTTTTTGGATATCGATCTGGACTATTATGTCCGCATGAATATGGAAGGTCTGGCGCAACTGGTCGATGCTGTTGGCGGTATTACCGTTAATAATGACCAGGAATTCTCCCAGGGCGGTTATACTTTCGGGACTGGTCAGATTCAGTTGGATGGTAAGGCAGCACTGGCATATTCCAGAATGCGCAAACAGGATCCAAAAGGCGACTTGGGACGGAATCAGCGGCAGCGCCAGATTATTGAAGGCATTATTGATAAAGGCGCAGGGGTGAATATCGTCAATCAGATTGATGATATAATGAGTGTCCTTGGCGATAACATGGCAACCAATATGAATTTTGAAGATATGCGCAGTTTGGCCATGAATTACCGCAGTGCCCGAAAAAATATAAGTACGTATCAAATGGCCGGCAATGGTACGAAGATTGACGGGATATATTATATGATCATGCCCGAAGAAGAAATTGCCAAAGCCCATGAAATGGTTGTGGGGTTTGGTGAGTGA
- a CDS encoding PTS system mannose/fructose/sorbose family transporter subunit IID, whose translation MASNLYEDQTPAENLQPKQLRHLVWRSLLLQASFNYERMQACGWLYSILPGFRHIHKDKKDLSKSMKDHMEFFNTHPFLVTFIMGVILAMEGKKEDREAIRGIKIATMGPLGGIGDALFYLTLLPITAGIGASLAVDGNFLGPIVFLIMFNIIHFGVRFGLMRYGYNTGVKAIAKLKEGTKHVSRAASIVGLTVVGGLIATYVAFEIDYVWDQGESKLNIQKDVLDQIMPAMLPLAYTLLMYWLLKKGRSPLALIGVTVVVGLIGSYFNVL comes from the coding sequence ATGGCATCTAATCTGTATGAAGATCAGACACCAGCGGAGAATCTGCAGCCGAAACAGTTGCGTCATTTAGTATGGCGATCATTGCTGCTGCAGGCATCGTTTAACTACGAGAGAATGCAAGCTTGTGGGTGGCTTTATTCAATTTTGCCGGGGTTTCGTCACATTCATAAAGATAAAAAAGATTTAAGTAAGTCTATGAAAGATCATATGGAATTTTTCAATACACATCCATTCCTGGTCACATTCATCATGGGTGTTATTCTCGCGATGGAAGGTAAGAAAGAGGACAGGGAAGCAATTCGTGGTATTAAGATTGCAACGATGGGACCGCTTGGTGGAATTGGCGATGCATTGTTTTACCTTACATTGCTTCCGATTACTGCCGGTATTGGTGCATCGCTTGCAGTTGATGGAAATTTCCTTGGTCCAATTGTATTCCTGATTATGTTTAACATTATTCACTTTGGTGTTCGCTTTGGACTGATGCGATATGGATATAACACAGGTGTCAAGGCAATCGCGAAATTGAAAGAAGGAACGAAACACGTGTCCCGTGCCGCATCGATTGTCGGGTTAACCGTTGTAGGTGGGCTTATCGCAACGTATGTAGCATTTGAAATTGACTATGTGTGGGATCAAGGTGAATCGAAATTAAACATTCAGAAGGACGTACTGGACCAAATTATGCCGGCAATGCTTCCGTTGGCATATACACTGTTAATGTATTGGTTACTAAAAAAGGGACGATCTCCATTAGCGTTGATTGGTGTAACGGTCGTTGTTGGATTAATAGGTTCGTATTTTAACGTATTATAA
- a CDS encoding hexose kinase: protein MILSVTLNPSVDISYTLDTFSLDAVNRVADVSKTAGGKGLNVARVLQQLDEEVAASGFLGGSLGAFIRTEISGLGIEDFFVNINGDTRNCIAVLHEGQQTEILEAGPVISEDEALKFINQFSEYVKKVDIVTISGSLPKGLEKDYYLRLVEIANRHNTPVLLDTKGELLKHTIAGENKPFLMKPNQDELADLLGEKIDDEAQIIDALSSQRFASVPWVVVTTGASGAIVKRNQETYRVTTPTVNAINPVGSGDAVIAGFASGFSRGLVDVEFIKYGLAMGVLNAMEAKTGSINPEKISWCMDRIRVEKI, encoded by the coding sequence ATGATTTTAAGCGTAACCTTAAACCCCTCCGTTGATATCAGTTATACACTTGATACATTTTCTCTTGATGCAGTTAATCGTGTCGCTGACGTTTCGAAAACTGCCGGCGGAAAGGGTTTAAACGTTGCACGGGTATTGCAGCAGCTTGATGAAGAAGTAGCGGCCTCGGGATTTCTGGGTGGAAGCTTAGGTGCGTTTATCCGAACGGAAATTTCCGGGCTTGGTATAGAAGATTTTTTCGTCAACATAAATGGCGATACACGAAATTGTATCGCAGTGCTTCATGAAGGACAACAGACCGAAATTTTGGAGGCTGGTCCGGTAATTAGCGAAGATGAAGCGTTGAAATTTATAAATCAATTTTCGGAGTACGTAAAAAAGGTGGATATCGTAACCATTTCCGGAAGTTTGCCTAAAGGTCTGGAGAAAGATTATTATTTGCGGCTTGTGGAAATTGCCAACCGGCATAATACACCTGTATTGCTTGATACAAAGGGTGAGCTGCTTAAGCATACCATTGCGGGTGAGAACAAGCCCTTCTTAATGAAACCAAATCAGGATGAACTTGCTGATTTGCTTGGTGAAAAAATAGACGATGAAGCGCAAATCATTGATGCGCTGTCATCGCAGCGATTTGCAAGCGTTCCCTGGGTTGTTGTGACAACAGGGGCATCAGGCGCGATTGTGAAACGCAATCAGGAAACCTATCGGGTGACAACCCCAACAGTTAACGCCATAAACCCGGTTGGCTCAGGTGACGCGGTAATAGCCGGTTTTGCCTCGGGATTTTCACGCGGGCTGGTCGATGTGGAATTTATTAAATATGGACTGGCCATGGGTGTTCTGAATGCGATGGAAGCCAAAACCGGTTCCATCAATCCGGAAAAAATAAGCTGGTGCATGGATCGGATTCGTGTGGAAAAAATTTGA
- a CDS encoding PTS sugar transporter subunit IIA → MIGMVLTGHGSFPEGMLESVELITGKVRQIEVVPFEEDKDKLEKQINQAIENVDTGSGVVCFADLAGGTPFNVCSSIAAAKRNVRVIGGTNSPMLLSGMFQRESAVDAFVETVLKEGKDNIKQFEMKQKQAASEEDGI, encoded by the coding sequence ATGATAGGAATGGTGTTGACCGGTCATGGATCATTTCCTGAAGGGATGCTGGAATCTGTTGAATTAATAACCGGGAAAGTGAGGCAGATTGAAGTTGTTCCGTTTGAAGAGGATAAAGACAAGCTTGAGAAACAAATAAATCAAGCAATCGAAAATGTCGATACGGGTTCCGGGGTTGTTTGCTTTGCAGATTTAGCAGGAGGAACGCCATTTAATGTATGTTCAAGCATTGCAGCTGCCAAAAGGAACGTAAGGGTAATAGGCGGTACGAACTCACCAATGCTGTTAAGCGGTATGTTTCAGCGTGAATCAGCTGTTGATGCATTTGTCGAGACGGTATTAAAAGAGGGTAAAGACAATATCAAGCAGTTTGAAATGAAACAAAAACAAGCGGCATCAGAAGAGGACGGAATCTAA
- the agaW gene encoding PTS N-acetylgalactosamine transporter subunit IIC, giving the protein MLMEALLIALWAGIIGIDLYVGLTHIHRPVVTGLVVGLILGDVTTGLIVGGTLELIWMGMVPLAGAQPPNVVIGGVIGTAFGIIAGEDPQAAVGIAIPFAVAVQGLITLFFTAFAPMMHKADQFALDANYRGIDRINYLGVMILFVFNALIAFLPIYFGAEEAAAFVETVPQWIIDGLSIAGGIMPAIGFAMLLKIMMKVEYVMFFIVGFVLAAYLEMPILAVALIGLAIALYDFYQNKNKQGPDNQAPREEELTDGI; this is encoded by the coding sequence ATGTTAATGGAGGCTTTGTTAATAGCTTTGTGGGCCGGAATTATCGGTATTGATCTTTATGTCGGGTTAACGCACATTCACCGGCCGGTCGTTACAGGGCTGGTAGTCGGTCTTATCCTGGGGGATGTTACCACCGGATTAATTGTAGGGGGAACATTGGAACTTATCTGGATGGGGATGGTCCCGCTCGCCGGTGCACAGCCGCCTAACGTTGTAATCGGTGGTGTGATTGGTACAGCGTTCGGTATTATAGCCGGTGAGGACCCACAGGCAGCCGTTGGTATCGCAATTCCATTTGCTGTGGCAGTACAGGGGCTGATTACGTTGTTCTTTACTGCATTTGCTCCGATGATGCATAAAGCCGATCAGTTTGCACTGGATGCCAATTATCGGGGGATTGACAGGATAAACTATTTAGGGGTCATGATTTTATTTGTATTTAACGCGCTCATTGCATTCCTGCCGATATATTTTGGAGCTGAAGAAGCTGCTGCTTTTGTGGAAACGGTTCCGCAATGGATTATTGACGGGTTGTCGATTGCTGGAGGAATCATGCCGGCTATTGGTTTTGCGATGCTCTTGAAAATTATGATGAAGGTCGAATATGTTATGTTTTTTATTGTCGGATTTGTTTTGGCAGCCTATTTGGAAATGCCGATTCTGGCAGTTGCGCTTATCGGTTTAGCGATCGCGTTATATGACTTTTATCAGAATAAAAACAAGCAGGGTCCGGATAATCAAGCACCTCGAGAGGAGGAACTGACGGATGGCATCTAA
- a CDS encoding GntR family transcriptional regulator — protein sequence MDKKNRVPLYLQLMEDLIKKIDAGEYQVEEKLPSERELCEVYDLSRITVRQTLQELEREGYIYKLHGKGTFVSPKSYNQNLVKLYSFTEEMKAIGKKPATQVLSFREIALDERLASKMGMATLDEAFQVVRLRLADDEPLMYETSYLPKKTFPHLTEKDLVERPMYDVFTEDYQVGVSKAIERFSATSIRKEEAEQFGMTADQPAMLIKRFAYHNEKLIEYTISVARGDKFDYTVELT from the coding sequence TTGGATAAGAAAAACAGGGTTCCACTGTATTTACAGCTAATGGAAGATTTAATAAAGAAAATTGATGCAGGAGAATATCAGGTAGAGGAAAAGCTGCCTTCCGAGCGTGAGTTGTGTGAGGTCTATGATCTCAGTCGCATAACAGTAAGGCAAACGCTGCAGGAACTGGAGCGCGAGGGTTATATTTATAAGCTTCATGGCAAGGGGACGTTCGTTTCGCCGAAAAGTTATAATCAGAACTTGGTCAAGCTGTACAGTTTTACGGAAGAGATGAAAGCAATTGGTAAGAAACCTGCAACTCAAGTTCTTTCATTCCGTGAAATTGCGTTGGATGAAAGGCTGGCAAGTAAGATGGGTATGGCCACGTTGGATGAGGCTTTTCAAGTGGTGAGGCTCCGGCTTGCTGACGACGAGCCCCTAATGTACGAAACGTCCTATCTTCCTAAGAAGACGTTTCCGCATTTGACCGAAAAGGATCTGGTGGAACGTCCGATGTATGATGTGTTTACCGAGGATTATCAGGTAGGCGTGTCAAAAGCAATTGAGCGTTTTTCCGCAACCAGTATACGCAAGGAAGAAGCGGAGCAGTTTGGCATGACTGCAGATCAGCCTGCCATGCTGATTAAGCGTTTTGCTTATCATAATGAAAAATTGATTGAATATACTATTAGCGTAGCCCGTGGTGACAAGTTCGATTACACCGTGGAGCTAACTTGA
- a CDS encoding SIS domain-containing protein: MLGFTEEELRSKQAIHTATEIFQQPEVWKELTESLAEQMEALNNFLDSIYSKHNHVRVILTGAGTSAFIGDTLVPVLRRENNGNIQFDAVPTTDIVSNPEEYLQRDVPTIMVSFARSGNSPESVATVALGEQIIHDFYQVVITCNKDGQLAENAKQDENAVTILTPDKAHDKGFAMTSSFTCMLITAYTLFTPKNFDNHVISDAEKLVEFLPDNINEILNFDFERIVYLGSGMLGQLSHEAALKMLELSAGKVVAVHESSLGFRHGPKSILNNQSVVVVFMSQNPYTRKYDMDILREIAGDDSDVKVIALTEKADSEVEALADWMIPVAAGKEMLSGDFHLALLYVIFAQTLALNKSLQLGITPDNPSPDGRVNRVVQGVTLYDYAE, from the coding sequence ATGTTAGGGTTTACTGAAGAAGAATTGCGTTCTAAACAGGCAATTCATACTGCAACAGAAATTTTCCAGCAGCCTGAGGTTTGGAAGGAACTTACAGAATCACTTGCTGAACAAATGGAAGCATTGAATAACTTTTTAGATTCAATTTACTCAAAACATAATCATGTAAGGGTGATTTTAACGGGAGCGGGAACATCTGCATTTATCGGTGATACGCTTGTGCCGGTGTTGCGCAGGGAGAATAACGGAAATATTCAATTCGATGCAGTTCCGACAACAGATATTGTTTCAAATCCTGAAGAATATCTGCAGAGAGATGTCCCTACAATTATGGTGTCGTTTGCCCGATCCGGAAACAGCCCGGAAAGCGTAGCCACCGTGGCACTTGGTGAACAGATTATTCATGATTTCTATCAAGTGGTCATCACGTGCAATAAGGATGGGCAGCTGGCCGAGAATGCGAAGCAGGATGAAAATGCAGTAACAATCCTGACGCCGGATAAGGCGCATGATAAAGGGTTTGCGATGACGAGCAGCTTCACCTGTATGCTAATCACTGCTTACACGCTGTTTACCCCGAAAAATTTTGATAATCACGTAATCTCTGATGCAGAAAAACTGGTAGAATTCCTGCCAGACAATATTAATGAGATTCTTAACTTTGACTTTGAACGTATCGTTTATTTGGGCTCGGGAATGCTGGGGCAATTATCTCATGAAGCGGCATTGAAGATGCTCGAATTAAGCGCGGGGAAAGTGGTTGCTGTGCATGAATCATCTCTTGGTTTCCGCCATGGTCCGAAGTCTATTTTAAACAATCAATCGGTGGTTGTCGTGTTTATGTCACAGAATCCGTATACACGAAAATACGATATGGATATTTTGCGGGAAATTGCCGGTGATGATTCGGACGTGAAGGTGATTGCACTTACGGAGAAAGCAGATTCCGAAGTTGAAGCCCTGGCCGATTGGATGATTCCGGTTGCGGCCGGAAAAGAAATGTTATCCGGGGATTTCCACCTTGCTTTACTATATGTGATATTTGCACAGACGCTTGCTCTAAATAAATCACTGCAGCTTGGCATAACACCGGACAATCCAAGCCCGGATGGCCGTGTGAATCGCGTTGTGCAGGGTGTAACATTATACGATTATGCTGAATAA